The Pseudomonas sp. HOU2 DNA window ACGAAAAGTACCTCTGGGCTGACGTCCTGACTGGCGCTCTGCCAGGCGCGGTTCAGGTCCTGGCCCATGGCGTTGGTTCGCAGATGGCCGTGGAAGGCGCCGTCCGGGTTCATGTTCGGCACCAGATACAGATCCGCGCTGGCCAGCAGTTTGTTCAATACCGGGTCGTCGTGGCGTTCCAGGCGTTCGATCACGCCCTCCATGAACCATTCGGCCATGTGTTCGCCCGGGTGCTGTTGCGCGATGATCCAGACTTTGCGCTGGCCTTCTGCGCCGCTGCCCTTGCGCAGCAGTTGAATGTCCCGACCCTCGACGCTCTTGCCGGTGGACACCAGTTCGGTGCCGGCCTTGCTCAGCGCCTGCTCGATCAGCCAGTCGTGACGACCGCGGCTGTAGGGTTCGAAGTAGGCGAACCAGGCGTGAGTCTGCTCGGCTTCGAGGCAAAAGCGCAGGCTGTCGCCTTCAAAACTGGTGGGAATGCGGAACCAGTTGACGTGATCGTAGGAAGCGACCGCCTGATAGCCGGTCCAGGCTTTGTTGTAGGAGGATTGGCTGGCGTTGACCAGGCGAAACCAGTGTTCCTGATGAACATGCAGGCCGCTGGCCTTGAAGTGGAACCACTGGAAGTGAGCGCTCCGGGTATCCGGGCGAATGGCCAGAACCGGGTTGAGCGGATTGGAGATGTCGATGACTTGGATGTTACCGCTGTCGAAGTTGGCGCTGATGTCGAACGAAGATTTGGCCACGGTCATATCGGTTCCTGAATATGATTTTTATGGCAGCTACTTTACACGCAAGACTGCGGTGAAACCGAGGGAAATTGCGGGTTGCGGTGGGGGGCGTCTTCCGTGACGCGCAAGCAGCTTAGAGACTGTGCGATTGATTCTCAAGTGCTAATTGTCATTAGTTTGCCCCAATCGGGCCGGGCTTTGCTTGCCAAGCGATATTCTTTTGATATTATCCGCGCCATCGAATTTGCAGCACCCAAAGACTTCATTAGCCTGAAGCCATAAGCCCGAAAAACGGGCAAAAAAAAGACCCGGCAAAAAGCCGGGTCAAAAACCGTGATTAGCCTGATGAGGAGATAGTCCAGAAGACCGACCTGAGGTCTCTGGTCCATCGACTGATCTCGCGACCAGCTGCTTGCAATAATAATCATTATCATTTGCAAGTCAAATGTTTTTATCTGCGCGATTGGAAAATTCTTTCCTGTCCGTCCGCTTCCCGTCTCAGTCAGAGCTGCTCGCCATCAATTGAATGGTCGACCATCGCTCGCGCCATATCCACCATATGCACCACCGAAAATGCCAGATCTCGGCTCGCGCCCTGCAGGTTTTCCGCTGCCTTGAAGGCGGTGGCGGCCGCGCAGCGCAACAGATCCGACGCGTGCACGAGGGCTTCTTCGCCGCTGAGATGGCGTTTCACATCGAAAAAACGTTCATCCACCTCCGGTTCTGAAACAGCTGGTTTCAAGTAATAGTCCAGTGCTCGCTGCGCTGCCGCGTTGCCTTGAGGGGAGGTGAACGTGGTGTCCATTTGCAGATCGGGCAAGTCTTTGCTGCTGATATTCATGGTGAAGGGTCACTCCTTGTTCGATTGAAAGTCCGTGCTGCCAGCATAGTACGGTGCGTAGTTGTGACCAGAATTTAAATACTACAATATGTGTTTTGCCGGCCGAAGGCGGGGCAAGTAAGGTGCCGCACATGGATAAATGGATTGAGTTGGTCAAGGCCAAGATGAGTGAACTCAAAATCACTCAAACAGAGCTCGGAGAGCGCGTCGGCATGTCCCAGGGCGGGATCGGCCATTGGCTGAACAAACGTCGCGAGCCGGGTATTACGGAAATGAACCGCGTATTGCAGGCGCTGGGCATGGACTTCCTGGAAGTGGTGCTGGTGATTCGCGAGCCGCAGGAGACCGACGATGACGAGATGCCGCTGGCGCAGAAGTACAACCCGTACTTCCGCTATCCGGTCAGCGACTGGCACACGCCGTGCGAATCACGCGAGAGTGCAACCGCCGCTTACGCCCCGACGCAAGACAAGCAGCGCTTCGAGCTGACGGACTATCACGCCCGTGGCGCAGCGTTCTGGCTGACAGTGACGGGGAATTCGATGACCGCACCTTCAGGCCAGAGCATCGCCGAGGGAATGCTGATTCTGGTGGATCCGGAGGCGGAAGCGCTGCCGGGCAAACTGGTGATCGCCCAGTGGCAGGGCTGCGATGAAGCGATCTTTCGCAAGCTCGACGAAGAGGGCGGCCAGCGTTATCTGGTACCGCTCAATCCGACCTGGCCCAAAGCCCTGTTCACCGATGAGTGTCGAATCATCGGTGTGGTGGTTCAAGCCACGGCGCGTTTCTAGTCAGATCGATCCTCGCTTTGCCTAGGATCGATCTCCCATTCACACGGCTTCCAGTTCCACCAAAGCGCTGCCTTCGCCGACCATTTCACCTTCCTGGCAATACAGCGCTTTGATCACCCCCGCATGGGGCGCGCGAATGCTGTGCTCCATCTTCATCGCCTCCAGCACCACCAGTTGCGCACCGGCCTCGACCGATTGCCCGGCCTCCACCAACACCCGCACGATGCTGCCGTTCATGGGGGCAGTCAGACCGCCTTGATGGCTGTGGCTGGCGTCGACGGCGCTGATCGGGTCATACGTCTGAATACGCCGCAACTCGCCGTCCCATTGCAGGTGCAGCGAATCGCCCTGACGAATGGCGCGCAAGGTGCGACGTACGCCATCGTGCTCGACGACCAATGCTTCATCCGACAGTTTGGCGTTGCCGGTGCTGCTCAAGGTCAACGCCCGATCCTGACCTTCGCAGCTCAAATGCAAAGTGATTTCCGCCGGCAACCCCGCGCGCAAACCTCTCTTCAAAGCCCACGGCGAACCCAGGTCATCCGCCCGAACAGCGCCCGGCAAACTCTGCACGAACGCCTGCGCTGCGGCCTGCCAGAACTCATCGCTCAACGCACGCGGCGTCGGTAACAACTGTTCCTGATAACGCGGAATAAACCCGGTATCCAGCTCGGCAGCGGCGAACGCCGGATGCGCGATGATCCGCCGCAGGAAGTTGATGTTGGTCTTCAAACCGCCAATCGCGAACTCATCGAGCATGCTCAACAGCCGCAGGCGCGCCTGCTCGCGATCCTCGCCCCAGGCGATCAGCTTGCCGAGCATCGGGTCGTAGAACGGCGAAATTTCATCGCCTTGCTCAACGCCGCTATCGACCCGACGCCCCGGTCCGGCGGCCGATTCGCGGTAAAGCTCCAGGCGTCCGGTGGCGGGCAGGAAATCATTCGACGGATCTTCGGCATACAGCCGTACTTCAATCGCATGGCCATTGAGCGGCACCTGATCCTGGGTGATCGGCAGCGCTTCACCGCGCGCCACACGAATCTGCCACGCCACCAGATCGAGGCCGGTGATCGCTTCGGTGACCGGATGCTCGACCTGCAGGCGCGTGTTCATCTCCATGAAGAAGAATTCGCCGCGCGCATCGAGCAGAAATTCCACTGTACCGGCGCCAACATAACCGATGGCCTGCGCCGAACGCACCGCCGCTTCGCCCATGGCCCGGCGCAGTTCCGGGGTCAGCCCTGGGGCCGGGGCTTCTTCGACGACTTTCTGGTGCCGGCGCTGAATCGAGCAATCACGTTCGTTGAGGTACAGGCAGTTGCCGTGCTGGTCGGCGAATACCTGTATTTCCACGTGACGCGGTTTGAGCAGGTATTTCTCCACCAGCATCCGCGAATCGCCGAACGACGACTGCGCTTCACGTTGCGCCGAGGCCAGGGCTTCGGCCAGTTGGCTGACGTCCTCGACGACTTTCATGCCTTTGCCGCCGCCACCGGCCGTGGCTTTGAGCAGCACCGGATAACCAATGCGTTCGCAGGCATTGCGGAACGTATCGAGATCCTGCGCTTCACCGTGATATCCCGGCACCAGCGGCACGCCCGCGGTTTCCATCAGCGCCTTGGCTGCAGATTTGCTGCCCATCGCGTCGATGGCCGAGGCGGGCGGGCCGAGGAAAATCAGCCCGGCCTGTTCGATGGCACGGGCGAAGCCGGCGTTCTCCGACAGAAAGCCGTAGCCCGGGTGAATCGCCTGCGCACCGCTGGCCTTGGCCGCCGCGATCAGCTTGTCGATTTGCAGATAACTGTCAGCGGCTTTGCTGCCGCCCAGATCAACGCGGATATCCGCTTCGCGGCTGTGCCGAGCTTCGCGGTCGGTGGCGCTGTGCACGGCGACGGTGGTCAGGCCCAAGGCCTTTGCGGTACGCATGACCCGGCAAGCGATTTCGCCACGGTTGGCCACCAGCAGGGTGGTGAGGACAGGTGCGCTCATCAACGCGGCTCCTTGGTGGTGGTTGCGGCTTGCCAGTTCGGCGGACGTTTTTGCAGAAAGGCGCGCAAGCCTTCCTGGCCTTCAGGGCTGACGCGGATCCGGGCGATGGCGTTTTCGGTGTAGCGGCGCAGCGCCGGGGTCAGCGCACCATTGCCGACTTCGCGCAGCAGATCCTTGCTGGCGCGCATCGCGGCGGGGCTGTTGAGCAGCAGGTTGTCGATCCATTGCTCGACGGCTTGATCAAGCTCGGCGGCCGGGTAGCTCTCGGACAACAAACCGATTTCCCGCGCCCGCTGCCCGCCGAAGCGCTCGGCAGTCAGCGCATAACGACGCGCGGCACGTTCGCCGATGGCCTGCACCACGAACGGACTGATCACCGCCGGCGCCAAACCGATGCGCACTTCCGACAGACAGAACTGCGCATCATCGGCGCCAATCGCCATGTCGCAGCAACTGATCAGCCCCAGCGCGCCGCCGAACGCCGCGCCTTGCACCACGGCCACGGTCGGGATTTTCAGCTTGGCGAGGTTGTACATCAGCTCCGCCAGTTCGCGGGCGTCGTCGAGGTTGGTGTGGTAATCGAGTTCGGCCGACTGCTGCATCCACGCCAGGTCAGCGCCGGCGCTGAAATGCTTGCCACGCCCGCGCACCAGCAGGAAACGCAGGCTGGAATCGCTGGCAACCTTGTCCAGCGCCAGAATCAGTTCGCGGATCATTTCGGCGTTGAACGCGTTGTTCTTTTCCGCACGGTTGAGCCAAAGGGTGGCGAAACCCCTTGGATCGTTGTGCAGTTCGAGGGTGTTGAAGTCGCTCATATTTATCCGTCTCCACGGTTTTTGTGGGAGCTGCCTGTGGGCCTGGATTACGATTGCTGCGCAATCGAACGGGAGCAAGCTCCCTCTCCACACAGGCTCGCTCCGACAAAAAGCATCACATCCGGAACACGCCGAAGCGGCTCGGTTCGATAGGCGCGTTCAACGACGCGGACAAGGCCAGGGCCAGCACATCGCGAGTCTGCGCCGGGTCGATGACGCCGTCGTCCCACAGGCGTGCGCTGGAGTAGTAGGGGTGACCCTGCTCTTCGTACTGGTCGAGGATCGGCTGCTTGATCTCGGCTTCCTGCTCGGCGCTGAAGGCCTGGCCGCTGCGTTCGGCCTGCTCGCGCTTGACCTGCACCAGCACACCCGCCGCCTGTTCGGCGCCCATCACGCCGATGCGCGCGTTCGGCCACATCCACAGGAAACGCGGATCGTAAGCGCGCCCGCACATGCCGTAGTTACCGGCGCCGAAGCTGCCACCGATGATCACGGTGAATTTCGGCACCTTGGCGCAGGCCACGGCGGTCACCAGTTTCGCGCCGTGCTTGGCGATGCCGCCGGCCTCGTATTTCTGGCCGACCATGAACCCGGTGATGTTCTGCAGGAACAGCAGCGGAATGCCGCGCTGGCAGGCCAGCTCGATGAAGTGCGCGCCTTTCTGCGCGGCTTCGGCGAAGAGGATGCCGTTGTTGGCGAGGATCGCGATCGGATAGCCGTGCAGATGGGCAAAGCCGCACACCAGCGTGGTGCCGAACAGCGCCTTGAATTCATCGAACACCGAACCGTCGACCAGCCGCGTAATCACTTCGCGCACGTCGAACGGCTGTTTGGCGTCGGCCGACACCACGCCATACAACTCGTCGCTGGCGTACAGCGGTGCAATCGGCGGGCGCTGTTGCACTTCACCGAGCTTGCGCCAGTTGAGGTTGGCAACGCTGCGGCGGGCGAGGGCGAGGGCGTGTTCGTCGCTCTCGGCGTAATGGTCGGCCACGCCGGAAATCTTGCAGTGCACATCGGCCCCGCCAAGGTCTTCAGCGCTGACCACTTCACCGGTCGCGGCTTTCACCAGCGGTGGGCCGGCAAGGAAGATCGTCGCCTGATTGCGCACCATGATTGCTTCGTCCGCCATCGCCGGCACATAGGCGCCGCCCGCGGTGCACGAGCCCATGACCACGGCGATCTGCGGAATGCCCATCGCGCTCATGTTGGCTTGGTTGAAGAAGATCCGGCCGAAGTGCTCGCGATCCGGAAACACCTCGTCCTGACGCGGCAGGTTGGCGCCGCCCGAGTCCACCAGATAGATGCACGGCAGGCGGTTCTGCTGGGCGATGGTCTGCGCGCGCAGGTGTTTTTTCACGGTCAGCGGGTAGTACGAGCCGCCCTTCACCGTCGCGTCGTTGGCGACGATCATGCACTCGACGCCTTCGACCCGGCCGATCCCGGCAATTACGCCAGCGGCAGGAACCTCTTCGCCATACACGGCGTGGGCGGCGAGCTGACTGATTTCCAGAAACGGCGAGCCCGGATCGAGCAGGCGATTGATGCGTTCACGCGGCAGCAGTTTGCCGCGCGAGGTATGCCGTTCCTGGGCTTTCGCGCCGCCACCCTGCGCCACCTGGGCGAGCAGGGTGTGCAGGGCGTCGACCTGTTC harbors:
- a CDS encoding M14-type cytosolic carboxypeptidase, which gives rise to MTVAKSSFDISANFDSGNIQVIDISNPLNPVLAIRPDTRSAHFQWFHFKASGLHVHQEHWFRLVNASQSSYNKAWTGYQAVASYDHVNWFRIPTSFEGDSLRFCLEAEQTHAWFAYFEPYSRGRHDWLIEQALSKAGTELVSTGKSVEGRDIQLLRKGSGAEGQRKVWIIAQQHPGEHMAEWFMEGVIERLERHDDPVLNKLLASADLYLVPNMNPDGAFHGHLRTNAMGQDLNRAWQSASQDVSPEVLFVQQQMEKYGVDLFLDVHGDEEIPHVFTAGCEGNPGYTPRIEKLEEHFRTHLKHTTKDFQTQYGYTRDEPGQANMTLACNAVGQKYDCLSLTLEMPFKDHDDHPNKETGWSGKRSKQLGKDVLTTIADMVDTLR
- a CDS encoding DUF3077 domain-containing protein codes for the protein MNISSKDLPDLQMDTTFTSPQGNAAAQRALDYYLKPAVSEPEVDERFFDVKRHLSGEEALVHASDLLRCAAATAFKAAENLQGASRDLAFSVVHMVDMARAMVDHSIDGEQL
- a CDS encoding XRE family transcriptional regulator — translated: MDKWIELVKAKMSELKITQTELGERVGMSQGGIGHWLNKRREPGITEMNRVLQALGMDFLEVVLVIREPQETDDDEMPLAQKYNPYFRYPVSDWHTPCESRESATAAYAPTQDKQRFELTDYHARGAAFWLTVTGNSMTAPSGQSIAEGMLILVDPEAEALPGKLVIAQWQGCDEAIFRKLDEEGGQRYLVPLNPTWPKALFTDECRIIGVVVQATARF
- a CDS encoding acetyl/propionyl/methylcrotonyl-CoA carboxylase subunit alpha codes for the protein MSAPVLTTLLVANRGEIACRVMRTAKALGLTTVAVHSATDREARHSREADIRVDLGGSKAADSYLQIDKLIAAAKASGAQAIHPGYGFLSENAGFARAIEQAGLIFLGPPASAIDAMGSKSAAKALMETAGVPLVPGYHGEAQDLDTFRNACERIGYPVLLKATAGGGGKGMKVVEDVSQLAEALASAQREAQSSFGDSRMLVEKYLLKPRHVEIQVFADQHGNCLYLNERDCSIQRRHQKVVEEAPAPGLTPELRRAMGEAAVRSAQAIGYVGAGTVEFLLDARGEFFFMEMNTRLQVEHPVTEAITGLDLVAWQIRVARGEALPITQDQVPLNGHAIEVRLYAEDPSNDFLPATGRLELYRESAAGPGRRVDSGVEQGDEISPFYDPMLGKLIAWGEDREQARLRLLSMLDEFAIGGLKTNINFLRRIIAHPAFAAAELDTGFIPRYQEQLLPTPRALSDEFWQAAAQAFVQSLPGAVRADDLGSPWALKRGLRAGLPAEITLHLSCEGQDRALTLSSTGNAKLSDEALVVEHDGVRRTLRAIRQGDSLHLQWDGELRRIQTYDPISAVDASHSHQGGLTAPMNGSIVRVLVEAGQSVEAGAQLVVLEAMKMEHSIRAPHAGVIKALYCQEGEMVGEGSALVELEAV
- a CDS encoding gamma-carboxygeranoyl-CoA hydratase, with the protein product MSDFNTLELHNDPRGFATLWLNRAEKNNAFNAEMIRELILALDKVASDSSLRFLLVRGRGKHFSAGADLAWMQQSAELDYHTNLDDARELAELMYNLAKLKIPTVAVVQGAAFGGALGLISCCDMAIGADDAQFCLSEVRIGLAPAVISPFVVQAIGERAARRYALTAERFGGQRAREIGLLSESYPAAELDQAVEQWIDNLLLNSPAAMRASKDLLREVGNGALTPALRRYTENAIARIRVSPEGQEGLRAFLQKRPPNWQAATTTKEPR
- a CDS encoding carboxyl transferase domain-containing protein, giving the protein MAILHTQLNPRSAEFAANSAAMLEQVDALHTLLAQVAQGGGAKAQERHTSRGKLLPRERINRLLDPGSPFLEISQLAAHAVYGEEVPAAGVIAGIGRVEGVECMIVANDATVKGGSYYPLTVKKHLRAQTIAQQNRLPCIYLVDSGGANLPRQDEVFPDREHFGRIFFNQANMSAMGIPQIAVVMGSCTAGGAYVPAMADEAIMVRNQATIFLAGPPLVKAATGEVVSAEDLGGADVHCKISGVADHYAESDEHALALARRSVANLNWRKLGEVQQRPPIAPLYASDELYGVVSADAKQPFDVREVITRLVDGSVFDEFKALFGTTLVCGFAHLHGYPIAILANNGILFAEAAQKGAHFIELACQRGIPLLFLQNITGFMVGQKYEAGGIAKHGAKLVTAVACAKVPKFTVIIGGSFGAGNYGMCGRAYDPRFLWMWPNARIGVMGAEQAAGVLVQVKREQAERSGQAFSAEQEAEIKQPILDQYEEQGHPYYSSARLWDDGVIDPAQTRDVLALALSASLNAPIEPSRFGVFRM